The following proteins come from a genomic window of Elusimicrobiota bacterium:
- a CDS encoding divalent-cation tolerance protein CutA — protein sequence MSAVAVFITAANAREARRLAETLVAEKLAACVTDAGVVRSVYRWKGRVERARERLLIAKTARRRLAALTARVKTLHSYEVPETVAFPLVGGNAAYLAWVERETDQRAAIPSEHRGVFKAAERATTSSRTRRPSPSSKNRG from the coding sequence GTGAGCGCGGTCGCCGTGTTCATCACGGCGGCGAACGCCCGGGAGGCCCGGCGACTGGCCGAGACCCTCGTGGCCGAAAAACTGGCCGCCTGCGTGACGGACGCCGGTGTCGTCCGTTCGGTGTACCGGTGGAAGGGCCGCGTGGAGCGGGCCCGCGAGCGTTTGCTGATCGCCAAGACCGCCCGCCGGCGCCTCGCCGCCCTCACGGCCCGCGTGAAAACCCTTCATTCCTACGAAGTGCCGGAGACGGTCGCCTTTCCCCTGGTCGGGGGCAACGCGGCCTATTTGGCTTGGGTGGAAAGGGAGACCGACCAGCGGGCCGCAATCCCGTCGGAACACAGGGGGGTTTTTAAGGCCGCCGAGAGGGCGACCACCTCGTCCAGAACCCGCCGTCCCTCCCCGTCTTCCAAAAACCGCGGTTGA
- a CDS encoding gamma carbonic anhydrase family protein, translating into MIRPLGEDRPVVPASAFVHPAAEVIGRVRLGENASVWPGAVLRGDIDPIEIGDNSNIQDNVVCHTDHGVPTVIGRGVTVGHAAVLHSCTVEDDALIGIGAIVLGRAVVRRGALVGAGAVVPPGAEIPAGVLALGSPARAVRPLTEAERDGMRANARNYLAHAARHRAAAQ; encoded by the coding sequence GTGATCCGCCCCCTGGGGGAGGACAGGCCGGTCGTTCCCGCCTCCGCCTTCGTCCACCCGGCCGCCGAGGTCATCGGCCGCGTGCGGCTCGGGGAAAACGCCTCCGTTTGGCCGGGGGCCGTCTTGCGGGGCGACATCGACCCCATCGAAATCGGGGACAATTCCAATATCCAGGACAACGTCGTCTGCCACACCGATCACGGCGTGCCCACGGTCATCGGGCGCGGCGTGACGGTGGGGCACGCGGCCGTGCTTCATTCCTGCACGGTGGAAGACGACGCCCTCATCGGCATCGGCGCGATTGTGTTGGGCCGCGCGGTGGTGCGCCGGGGCGCTTTGGTGGGCGCCGGGGCGGTGGTCCCCCCGGGGGCCGAAATCCCCGCGGGGGTGTTGGCCCTGGGATCGCCCGCCCGCGCCGTGCGTCCGTTGACCGAGGCCGAGCGCGACGGGATGCGCGCGAACGCCCGGAATTACCTCGCCCACGCCGCGCGCCACCGCGCCGCCGCGCAATAA
- the maf gene encoding septum formation protein Maf encodes MDVPFVLASGSPRRRALLARVRRRFSIRESGVPEPVPRRPVKARFYVLRSATRKARAVARRVPRGWVLGADTEVVRRGRVFGKPRDAADAARMLTDLSGRWHQVFTGLALIERPSNRLWTAAARTDVKIRALSPAAIARHAQTNHDKAGAYAAQARGNPFVEKHRGPYDNIVGLPLAALRALLRRAEKTKNPIFSVGARTARSEAVDFSTKKAKSMQGHRKNFLRKKKPDIAPRIPRSK; translated from the coding sequence ATGGATGTTCCTTTTGTGTTGGCGTCGGGATCGCCGCGGCGGCGGGCGTTGCTGGCCCGCGTGCGACGGCGGTTTTCAATCAGGGAAAGCGGCGTGCCGGAACCCGTGCCCCGGCGGCCGGTCAAAGCGCGATTTTACGTTCTTCGCTCGGCCACCCGCAAGGCCCGCGCCGTCGCGCGGCGCGTGCCCCGCGGTTGGGTGTTGGGCGCCGACACCGAGGTGGTGCGGCGGGGCCGCGTTTTCGGCAAGCCCCGGGACGCCGCCGACGCCGCCCGCATGCTGACCGATTTGTCGGGCCGCTGGCACCAGGTGTTCACCGGGCTGGCGTTGATCGAGCGCCCGTCCAATCGGTTGTGGACGGCGGCGGCGCGCACGGACGTGAAGATCCGCGCCCTGTCCCCGGCGGCCATCGCGCGGCACGCGCAAACGAACCACGACAAGGCGGGGGCCTACGCCGCCCAGGCGCGGGGCAATCCGTTTGTGGAAAAGCACCGGGGTCCCTACGACAACATCGTGGGGTTGCCGCTCGCCGCCCTGCGGGCGCTTTTGCGGCGGGCGGAGAAAACGAAAAACCCGATCTTCTCAGTTGGCGCGAGGACCGCGAGGAGCGAGGCCGTGGATTTTTCGACGAAAAAAGCGAAGTCGATGCAGGGACATCGCAAGAACTTTTTGAGGAAGAAAAAGCCCGACATCGCTCCTCGAATTCCGCGGTCCAAATGA
- the argF gene encoding ornithine carbamoyltransferase, with protein MNPTRKDFLSMADVSAADIDELLTTARYLKTRRGGPSQALAGKTLGMIFQKPSTRTAVSFAVSMYELGGFALTLNDQQLQIGRGETMADTARTLSRYLAGIVIRARRHDDVEELARAATVPVINGLTEREHPCQVLADLQTALEAFRLKKTSDLRKLKIAYVGDGNNMAQSWMLAAALLGLEFVVASPDGYQPHREFQQRAAAMARASKARVSVVEDPAEAARGADVIYTDVWTSMGQEAEADKRRRVFRPYQVNEALLDKAAKRAVVMHCLPAHRDEEITAGVLEGPRSVVFEQAENRLHAQKAVLLKFLGRRRR; from the coding sequence ATGAACCCGACGCGCAAAGATTTCCTGTCCATGGCCGACGTTTCGGCCGCCGACATCGACGAGCTGTTGACGACCGCCCGCTACCTCAAGACGCGGCGCGGCGGCCCGTCCCAGGCCCTGGCCGGCAAGACCCTGGGCATGATCTTTCAAAAGCCCTCCACCCGCACCGCCGTGTCCTTCGCGGTGTCCATGTACGAGTTGGGCGGCTTCGCCCTCACCTTAAACGACCAACAACTGCAGATCGGGCGGGGCGAAACCATGGCCGACACGGCGCGCACGCTGTCGCGTTACCTGGCGGGGATCGTGATCCGCGCCCGGCGCCACGACGACGTGGAAGAGTTGGCCCGGGCCGCCACGGTCCCCGTGATCAACGGCTTGACGGAGCGGGAGCACCCCTGCCAGGTGCTGGCCGACCTGCAAACGGCCCTGGAAGCCTTTCGCTTGAAAAAAACGTCGGACCTCCGTAAACTAAAAATCGCCTACGTGGGCGACGGCAACAACATGGCCCAGTCGTGGATGCTGGCGGCCGCCCTCCTGGGACTGGAGTTCGTCGTGGCCAGCCCCGACGGCTACCAACCCCACCGTGAATTTCAACAACGCGCCGCCGCGATGGCGCGCGCGAGCAAGGCCCGGGTGAGCGTCGTCGAAGACCCCGCCGAGGCCGCCCGCGGCGCCGACGTGATCTACACCGATGTTTGGACCTCCATGGGCCAGGAGGCCGAGGCCGACAAGCGGCGCCGGGTGTTCCGCCCCTACCAGGTCAACGAGGCGTTGCTGGACAAGGCCGCGAAGCGCGCCGTCGTCATGCATTGCCTGCCGGCGCACCGCGACGAGGAAATCACCGCCGGCGTCCTCGAGGGGCCGCGCTCCGTCGTGTTCGAGCAGGCGGAGAACCGCCTGCACGCCCAAAAGGCCGTCCTGCTCAAGTTCCTCGGTCGCCGCCGCCGGTGA
- a CDS encoding GAF domain-containing protein: protein MSRAIYFETVKALERQAAGVQTLSRYARSSAKREQVLTDLLAKTLEIVGADAGAVLLADEGAGVFEFAAVQWAGLNPTEASAREKALKLFRLKLNDGIIGQVHQTQEPVALPDVSKNAVFRKDMAEAVKYEIKNLLAVPIQTEDARLGVLELFNKTPKGTFSASDMGIAVALGYQMALVLDIHRSRNAAIELATKASSPAPAPGPSAAPPPAVLPTAAIELQEARRIARDAQAQLQETRQLLDTALQVQEEATRRAAALSEELTRAKAMAEAATPAQQMTRLLRSVEPIAFTLSVDQILKNFAELVGRLVNAQATQIFLWDERAEQFTLAHSTVSSSLNKGLVVAFKKGEGLAGFAGERMELVHVDDVTRDDHFSKSIDEVPGVLTKAVLAGPLAANGRLVGVLEVINRRDGESFTGEDGVSLAGMALLGAAALEKALTHRALADSARLTLAAISDLVDARSPAENGRAERMRQGVLALGEALTMKDRELKDLEWAALLYNVGKIALPAELFTKRGELSAKDRELLQSVPVVSGQILGPIPALGGVAKIVRHVQERWDGAGSPDRLAGVEIPAGARILAVVDLLENLLAGGPGRKPLPLEVALDEVEVCAEKQLDPAMVETLLRLARAHRLRALGRPR, encoded by the coding sequence GTGAGCCGCGCGATCTATTTCGAGACGGTCAAGGCGCTGGAGCGCCAGGCCGCCGGCGTTCAAACCCTTTCCCGCTACGCCCGCTCCTCCGCCAAACGCGAGCAGGTCCTCACCGATCTGTTGGCCAAAACCCTCGAGATCGTCGGCGCCGACGCCGGCGCGGTGTTGTTGGCCGACGAGGGCGCGGGGGTTTTCGAATTCGCCGCCGTCCAGTGGGCGGGCCTCAACCCGACGGAAGCCTCCGCCCGGGAAAAAGCCCTGAAACTGTTCCGTTTGAAGCTCAACGACGGGATCATCGGCCAAGTGCATCAAACCCAGGAACCCGTCGCCCTGCCCGACGTCTCCAAAAACGCGGTCTTCCGCAAAGACATGGCCGAGGCCGTCAAATACGAAATCAAAAACCTGCTCGCCGTGCCGATCCAAACCGAGGACGCGCGCCTCGGGGTGCTGGAGCTTTTCAACAAGACACCCAAAGGCACGTTTTCGGCCAGCGACATGGGCATCGCGGTCGCCCTGGGCTATCAGATGGCCCTGGTGCTCGACATTCACCGATCGCGGAACGCCGCCATCGAGCTCGCCACCAAGGCGTCGTCCCCGGCGCCCGCTCCCGGCCCTTCGGCCGCGCCCCCGCCCGCGGTGTTGCCGACCGCGGCCATCGAGTTGCAAGAGGCGCGCCGCATCGCCCGGGACGCCCAGGCCCAATTGCAGGAAACCCGGCAACTCCTCGACACGGCGCTCCAGGTGCAGGAAGAGGCCACGCGCCGCGCCGCCGCTCTTTCGGAGGAATTGACCCGAGCCAAGGCCATGGCGGAAGCCGCCACCCCCGCCCAGCAGATGACGCGGCTGCTTCGTTCCGTGGAGCCCATCGCCTTCACCCTGTCGGTGGACCAAATTTTGAAGAATTTCGCCGAGTTGGTCGGGCGCCTCGTCAACGCCCAAGCCACCCAAATTTTCCTTTGGGACGAACGGGCCGAACAATTCACCCTGGCGCACTCCACCGTGTCCTCGTCCCTCAACAAAGGCCTCGTGGTCGCCTTCAAAAAGGGGGAAGGGCTCGCGGGGTTCGCGGGCGAGCGCATGGAACTGGTCCACGTCGATGACGTCACCCGCGACGACCATTTTTCCAAGTCCATCGACGAAGTCCCGGGGGTTTTGACCAAGGCGGTGTTGGCGGGTCCTCTCGCGGCCAACGGGCGGCTGGTGGGCGTCTTGGAAGTCATCAACCGGCGGGACGGCGAGTCGTTCACCGGGGAGGACGGCGTGTCCCTGGCGGGCATGGCCCTTTTGGGCGCGGCGGCCCTGGAAAAAGCCCTGACCCACCGCGCCCTGGCGGATTCCGCCCGTTTGACGTTGGCGGCCATCAGCGACCTGGTCGACGCGCGCTCTCCCGCGGAAAACGGCCGGGCGGAACGGATGCGGCAGGGCGTCCTCGCGCTGGGCGAGGCCCTTACGATGAAAGACAGGGAACTGAAAGATTTGGAATGGGCGGCTTTGCTGTACAACGTCGGGAAAATCGCCCTGCCCGCGGAACTGTTCACCAAAAGGGGGGAATTGAGCGCCAAGGACCGTGAGTTGCTCCAAAGCGTTCCGGTGGTCAGCGGCCAAATTTTGGGACCGATTCCCGCCCTGGGCGGCGTGGCCAAAATCGTGCGCCACGTCCAGGAACGCTGGGACGGCGCCGGGTCGCCGGACCGCCTGGCCGGTGTGGAAATCCCCGCGGGCGCCCGGATCCTGGCGGTGGTGGATTTGTTGGAAAATCTGCTCGCGGGGGGCCCCGGGCGGAAACCCCTGCCTCTCGAGGTGGCCCTCGATGAAGTCGAGGTTTGCGCCGAAAAACAATTGGACCCCGCGATGGTGGAAACCCTTTTGCGTTTGGCGCGCGCCCACCGCCTGCGCGCCCTCGGCCGCCCGCGGTGA